A stretch of Amycolatopsis balhimycina FH 1894 DNA encodes these proteins:
- a CDS encoding ABC transporter permease, whose amino-acid sequence MRRYLLRRVAQAVFVLWAAFTLSFLILYLLPGDAVSAKLASGEAGSSATPGQLAAARAEYGLDSPLPVQYLKRLVSALHGDFGRSVATGDDATHMVVTALPPTLAVTGPALVFAVLFGGGSAFLGTFTRLRWLRQALLSLPSLAISLPPFWVGLLLIQFFSFRLRLLPALGTQGFSAVILPAITLALPTGAIIGQVLAKSLATQQAEPYAEIAAAKGASRWRVHFGHLLRNAAVPTLTVAGVVAGNLVAGSVITETVFSRDGVGRITAAAVTAQDVPVVQAVIVLAALVFVVLNLVVDLLYPLLDPRIARTPEVARG is encoded by the coding sequence GTGAGACGCTATCTGCTCCGCCGCGTCGCGCAGGCGGTGTTCGTGCTGTGGGCGGCGTTCACGCTGTCGTTCCTGATCCTCTACCTGCTGCCGGGGGACGCCGTTTCGGCGAAGCTCGCCAGTGGTGAGGCGGGTTCGTCGGCGACGCCCGGGCAGCTCGCCGCCGCCCGCGCGGAGTACGGCCTCGACTCGCCGCTGCCCGTGCAGTACCTGAAACGGCTGGTCTCGGCGCTGCACGGCGACTTCGGGCGCAGCGTCGCCACCGGCGACGACGCGACGCACATGGTCGTCACGGCGCTGCCGCCGACGCTCGCGGTGACCGGGCCGGCGCTGGTGTTCGCGGTGCTGTTCGGCGGCGGCTCGGCGTTCCTCGGCACGTTCACCCGGCTCCGCTGGCTGCGGCAGGCCCTGTTGTCCCTGCCGTCGCTGGCGATCTCGCTGCCGCCGTTCTGGGTCGGGCTGCTGCTGATCCAGTTTTTCTCGTTCCGGCTGCGGCTGCTGCCCGCACTGGGCACGCAGGGCTTCTCGGCGGTGATCCTCCCCGCGATCACCCTGGCCCTGCCGACCGGCGCGATCATCGGGCAGGTGCTGGCGAAGAGCCTGGCCACGCAGCAGGCAGAACCGTACGCGGAGATCGCCGCGGCCAAGGGCGCGAGCCGCTGGCGCGTCCACTTCGGACACCTGCTGCGCAACGCCGCCGTGCCGACGCTGACCGTCGCCGGCGTCGTGGCGGGCAACCTCGTCGCGGGCTCGGTGATCACCGAGACGGTCTTCTCGCGCGACGGCGTCGGCCGGATCACCGCGGCCGCCGTCACCGCGCAGGACGTCCCGGTGGTGCAGGCGGTGATCGTGCTGGCCGCGCTGGTGTTCGTGGTGCTCAACCTGGTCGTCGACCTGCTGTACCCGCTGCTCGACCCGCGCATCGCGCGGACGCCGGAGGTGGCCCGTGGTTGA
- a CDS encoding TetR/AcrR family transcriptional regulator — protein sequence MAALGRPRGFDRTVALEGALQAFWEQGFESTSIADLTRRLGIGPPSLYAAFGDKRALFLEVLDLYYGSFVQFLDETLAVPGARRDAIAAMLLGIARFYSTPGLPRGCMVNTAAAPTGEPILLARLAELRSSVQERLRRETRAAADAGELPRDMEPDALAAVIWTTVLGMSMRSRDGADRDELESTARSIMTIWPPVR from the coding sequence ATGGCAGCATTGGGGCGACCCCGCGGATTCGATCGCACCGTCGCGCTCGAGGGTGCGCTGCAGGCGTTCTGGGAGCAGGGGTTCGAGTCGACCTCGATCGCCGACCTGACCCGCCGCCTGGGCATCGGACCACCGAGCCTGTACGCGGCGTTCGGGGACAAACGCGCTCTGTTCCTCGAGGTGCTGGACCTGTACTACGGCAGCTTCGTCCAGTTCCTCGACGAGACGCTCGCGGTGCCGGGGGCCAGGCGGGACGCGATCGCGGCGATGCTGCTGGGCATCGCGCGGTTCTACTCGACGCCAGGACTGCCGAGAGGCTGCATGGTGAACACCGCGGCGGCGCCGACCGGGGAGCCGATTCTGCTCGCCCGGCTCGCCGAGTTGCGGTCGTCCGTGCAGGAGCGGCTGCGACGCGAGACGCGCGCGGCGGCCGACGCCGGTGAACTGCCGCGAGACATGGAGCCGGACGCGCTGGCCGCGGTGATCTGGACCACCGTGCTGGGCATGTCCATGCGATCCCGCGACGGCGCCGACCGAGACGAGCTCGAGTCGACCGCGCGCTCGATCATGACGATCTGGCCGCCCGTCCGATGA
- a CDS encoding alpha/beta fold hydrolase gives MKQAYIETNGITLNVVEEGDGPAVLFVHGFPDGWRGWRRQMAAVAAAGYRAISLDMRGYGDSSKPEDPARYTIFYGVGDLVGVLSELGIERATLVGHDFGATVSWSAAMMRPDLFDAVFCLSVPPVLPGGPSMLERLKSAGKEDDFYMFRQMRPEADREWADAATTLPGMLYWTSGLPDPAEAWDPMDPNKSLNRPSPIGIPPFADREDVEAAIAGFERDGFHGPLNSYRAMQPYFDEAGAFAGAKIQQPAFFAFGTEDGMVRMRAFKEGDLTGSVPNLEGYLPIEGVGHWPQLEAPEIVNEALVGFLRKRKG, from the coding sequence ATGAAGCAGGCGTACATCGAGACCAACGGCATCACGCTGAACGTGGTCGAGGAGGGCGATGGCCCGGCCGTGCTGTTCGTGCACGGCTTCCCCGACGGGTGGCGGGGCTGGCGCAGGCAGATGGCGGCGGTCGCGGCCGCGGGCTACCGCGCGATATCGCTGGACATGCGCGGCTACGGCGACTCCTCCAAGCCCGAAGACCCCGCGCGCTACACGATCTTCTACGGCGTCGGAGACCTCGTCGGCGTCCTCTCGGAACTCGGGATCGAGCGCGCCACCCTCGTCGGCCACGACTTCGGGGCGACGGTGAGCTGGAGTGCGGCGATGATGCGGCCGGATCTCTTCGACGCGGTCTTCTGCCTCAGCGTCCCGCCGGTGCTCCCGGGTGGCCCCAGCATGCTCGAGCGGCTGAAGTCCGCCGGCAAGGAGGACGACTTCTACATGTTCCGGCAGATGCGGCCCGAGGCCGACCGGGAGTGGGCGGACGCCGCCACGACCCTGCCCGGCATGCTCTACTGGACGTCAGGGCTGCCCGATCCTGCCGAGGCGTGGGATCCGATGGACCCGAACAAGAGCCTCAACCGGCCGTCGCCGATCGGCATCCCGCCCTTCGCCGACCGGGAGGACGTCGAGGCGGCGATCGCGGGCTTCGAACGCGACGGCTTCCACGGCCCGCTCAACAGCTACCGCGCCATGCAGCCCTACTTCGACGAGGCGGGAGCCTTCGCCGGGGCGAAGATCCAGCAGCCCGCCTTCTTCGCGTTCGGCACGGAGGACGGCATGGTCCGGATGCGCGCGTTCAAGGAGGGGGATCTCACCGGGAGCGTGCCGAACCTCGAGGGGTACCTGCCGATCGAGGGCGTGGGCCACTGGCCGCAGCTCGAGGCGCCGGAGATCGTGAACGAGGCGCTGGTCGGCTTCCTCCGGAAGAGGAAAGGCTGA
- a CDS encoding helix-turn-helix transcriptional regulator, whose product MTDDPRRALADFLRTRRTRLRPQDVGLEPGPRRRVAGLRREELALLAGVSSDYYQRMEQGRDVRPSDQVLDAIARALTFSAEETRHLHSLAAAARTPARPVRSYPAEEVPETTLRLLHATTSPALVVGRFLDLLAWNPLAGALLGTFTELPRTERNLLALLLHPEAGQACPERAATVAELTGMLRAQVAAEPGHPRAVELVGELAVRSDEFATLWARHDVEDTTRGKMRVDHPLVGELNLDWDAYPMPGAPGPVLIVYTAEPGGPDHERLQLLTGLLDAPSRVEPAVTRPSPRSSPRPRG is encoded by the coding sequence ATGACCGACGACCCCCGCCGCGCGCTCGCCGACTTCCTGCGGACCCGGCGAACCCGGCTGCGACCCCAGGACGTGGGCCTGGAACCCGGTCCGCGGCGGCGCGTCGCCGGGCTGCGCCGCGAGGAACTGGCCCTGCTGGCCGGCGTGAGCTCGGACTACTACCAGCGCATGGAGCAGGGCCGCGACGTGCGGCCCTCCGACCAGGTCCTCGACGCCATCGCCCGGGCGCTGACCTTTTCCGCCGAGGAGACGCGGCACCTGCACAGCCTCGCCGCCGCCGCACGCACCCCAGCCCGCCCGGTGCGCTCGTACCCGGCGGAGGAAGTGCCGGAGACCACGCTGCGGCTGCTGCACGCGACGACCTCGCCCGCCCTGGTCGTCGGGCGCTTCCTGGACCTGCTGGCCTGGAACCCCCTGGCCGGCGCGCTGCTCGGCACGTTCACCGAGCTGCCCCGGACCGAGCGGAACCTGCTCGCGCTGTTACTGCACCCGGAGGCCGGCCAGGCGTGCCCGGAACGGGCGGCGACCGTCGCCGAGCTGACCGGAATGCTGCGGGCCCAGGTCGCCGCCGAGCCGGGGCACCCCCGCGCGGTCGAGCTGGTGGGTGAGCTGGCCGTGCGCAGCGACGAGTTCGCGACGCTGTGGGCCCGCCACGACGTCGAGGACACCACACGCGGCAAGATGCGCGTCGACCACCCGCTGGTCGGCGAGCTGAACCTGGACTGGGACGCCTACCCCATGCCGGGCGCTCCCGGTCCCGTGCTCATCGTCTACACCGCCGAGCCGGGCGGCCCGGACCACGAACGACTCCAACTGCTGACCGGCCTGCTCGACGCACCCAGCAGGGTGGAGCCTGCGGTCACGAGACCGTCGCCGCGATCTTCACCGCGTCCTCGAGGGTGA
- a CDS encoding dipeptide ABC transporter ATP-binding protein has product MTLLRIADLAVSYGGVPAVRDVSLGIEAGEVVAVVGESGSGKSTTAHAAIGLLPRGGRIDGGSITFDGRDLLSLSDKQWRGVRGREIALVPQDPAVSLNPVHRVGDQVAEVLKIHGLADRRSASTQAIELLERAGVPRPELRARQYPHQLSGGLRQRVLIASALAGRPKLIIADEPTSALDVTVQRRILDHLTSLAAESGTAILLITHDLGVAADRAARIVVLSQGEVVEEGASVVSAPTHPYTRQLLAAAPSMTGASRPPAAPSEPLVSVRDLAKTFDGGIRAVDGISFDIPRRQTLALVGESGSGKSTTARMVLRLESPTDGSVLFDGQDITALQGDELRRLRRRMQIVYQNPYASLNPKFSIEDVVAEPLRAFGVPDRRARVPELLDQVALPASVARRKPSELSGGQRQRVAIARALALRPDLVVCDEPVSALDVSVQAQILRLLDELQAELGLSYLFISHDLAVVRQLADHVGVLRDGALVELGPAAQVLHEPRSEYTKELLAAIPGRRVRNGLSPTGR; this is encoded by the coding sequence ATGACCCTGTTGCGGATCGCGGACCTGGCGGTGTCGTACGGAGGAGTCCCGGCCGTCCGGGATGTCAGCCTGGGCATCGAGGCGGGCGAAGTGGTCGCCGTCGTCGGCGAATCGGGCTCGGGCAAGTCGACCACGGCCCACGCGGCGATCGGCCTGCTGCCCCGCGGCGGCCGGATCGACGGCGGCTCGATCACCTTCGACGGCCGGGACCTGCTGTCGCTGTCGGACAAGCAGTGGCGCGGGGTCCGCGGGCGCGAGATCGCCCTGGTGCCGCAGGACCCGGCGGTCTCGCTGAACCCGGTGCACCGGGTCGGCGACCAGGTCGCGGAGGTGCTGAAGATCCACGGTCTCGCGGACCGGCGATCGGCGTCGACGCAGGCGATCGAGCTGCTGGAACGCGCGGGCGTGCCCCGGCCGGAGCTGCGGGCGCGGCAGTATCCCCACCAGCTGTCCGGGGGACTGCGGCAGCGCGTGCTCATCGCGTCCGCGCTGGCCGGGCGGCCGAAGCTGATCATCGCCGACGAGCCGACCTCGGCGCTGGACGTCACCGTGCAGCGGCGGATCCTCGACCACCTGACGTCGCTGGCCGCCGAATCGGGCACGGCGATCCTGCTCATCACCCACGACCTCGGCGTCGCGGCCGATCGCGCGGCACGGATCGTGGTGCTGTCGCAAGGTGAAGTGGTCGAGGAGGGGGCGTCGGTCGTCAGCGCGCCGACGCACCCTTACACCCGGCAGCTGCTCGCGGCGGCGCCGAGCATGACGGGCGCTTCCCGGCCACCCGCGGCACCGAGCGAGCCGCTGGTTTCGGTGCGAGACCTCGCGAAGACGTTCGACGGCGGGATCCGCGCGGTCGACGGGATCTCGTTCGACATCCCGCGCCGGCAGACCCTGGCGCTGGTCGGCGAGTCCGGCTCGGGAAAGTCGACGACGGCGCGGATGGTGCTGCGCCTGGAATCGCCGACGGACGGCTCGGTGCTGTTCGACGGCCAGGACATCACCGCTCTCCAAGGCGACGAACTGCGCCGGCTGCGACGCCGGATGCAGATCGTCTACCAGAACCCGTACGCGTCGCTGAACCCGAAGTTCTCCATCGAAGACGTCGTCGCGGAACCGTTGCGGGCGTTCGGGGTGCCGGACCGGCGCGCCCGTGTTCCCGAGCTGCTGGACCAGGTGGCCCTGCCGGCTTCGGTGGCGCGCCGGAAACCGTCGGAACTGTCGGGCGGCCAGCGGCAGCGGGTCGCGATCGCCAGGGCCCTCGCGCTGCGACCGGACCTGGTGGTCTGTGACGAGCCGGTGTCGGCGCTCGACGTGTCGGTACAGGCCCAGATCCTGCGTCTGCTGGACGAACTGCAGGCCGAGCTGGGGTTGTCCTACCTGTTCATTTCGCACGATTTGGCCGTGGTCCGGCAGCTCGCGGACCACGTGGGCGTCCTGCGGGACGGCGCGCTGGTCGAGCTGGGCCCGGCGGCCCAGGTGTTGCACGAGCCGCGCTCGGAGTACACGAAGGAGCTGCTGGCGGCGATTCCCGGGCGCCGGGTGCGGAACGGGCTAAGCCCGACGGGAAGGTGA
- a CDS encoding ABC transporter permease, translating to MVDLAQAPGRHFHVKVPPGLVLAVAVVAFVLLAAFVPALLTGYDPITGVPKERLHGPSLRHLFGTDETGRDVYARVIHGASLSLRATAIAVLVALVAGSALGLLAGFRGGWADSVIMRVVDVFLAIPPILLSLALVTALGFGTTNVAIAVGIANLASFARVMRAEVLRVRNGVFVEAARASGVRWSGVLLRHVLPNAAGPVLALATLTLGTAVLEVSALSFLGFGATPPTPEWGALVAGGRSFLGTAWWMTTFPGLTVAAVVLAANRLSRALDGGDR from the coding sequence GTGGTTGACCTCGCCCAAGCCCCCGGGCGGCACTTTCACGTGAAAGTGCCGCCCGGGCTGGTCCTCGCCGTCGCCGTGGTGGCGTTCGTGCTGCTCGCGGCCTTCGTGCCGGCGCTGCTGACCGGGTACGACCCGATCACCGGCGTCCCGAAGGAACGGCTGCACGGCCCATCGCTGCGGCACCTGTTCGGCACCGACGAGACCGGCCGTGACGTCTACGCGCGGGTGATCCACGGCGCGTCGCTCTCGCTGCGGGCCACCGCGATCGCCGTGCTCGTGGCCCTGGTGGCCGGCTCGGCGCTCGGCCTGCTCGCCGGGTTCCGCGGCGGCTGGGCCGATTCGGTGATCATGCGGGTCGTCGACGTCTTCCTGGCCATCCCGCCGATCCTGCTGTCGCTGGCCCTGGTCACGGCGCTGGGCTTCGGCACGACGAACGTGGCGATCGCCGTCGGCATCGCGAACCTCGCGTCCTTCGCGCGGGTCATGCGCGCGGAGGTGCTTCGCGTGCGAAACGGTGTGTTCGTCGAAGCCGCTCGCGCCAGCGGAGTGCGCTGGTCGGGCGTGTTGCTGCGGCACGTCCTGCCGAACGCGGCGGGCCCGGTGCTGGCCCTGGCGACGCTCACTCTCGGCACGGCCGTGCTCGAGGTGTCCGCGCTGAGCTTCCTCGGCTTCGGGGCGACGCCGCCGACGCCGGAGTGGGGCGCGCTTGTCGCGGGCGGGCGCAGTTTCCTGGGCACGGCCTGGTGGATGACGACGTTCCCGGGCCTCACGGTCGCGGCGGTGGTGCTCGCCGCGAACCGGCTGTCCCGGGCACTGGACGGAGGAGACCGATGA
- a CDS encoding SDR family oxidoreductase encodes MKLAVSGASGHLGRQVTALLLNQVSPADVVLLTRSPDGLADAAARGADVRPADFDDPAGLAEALAGVERLLLISTDAVGQSVAQHRAAIDAAVAAGVRHVVYTSLYRPEEGNPAAAAGAHRETEEALRASPLAWTFLRNNLYAENQIQAVAQAVASGRLVTNARDGGIAYVSREDCAAAAAAVLTSEGHAGKAYDITGPATVSADDLAALGTTLTGAPVAVVQVDDDALIAGLVAHGLPEPAAPWIASFGVATREGWLDQPSTAVQDLTGRAPVSLHDVLKTHLAELTV; translated from the coding sequence ATGAAGCTCGCCGTCTCCGGTGCCTCGGGCCACCTCGGCCGTCAGGTCACCGCCCTTCTGCTCAACCAGGTCTCGCCCGCCGACGTCGTCCTGCTCACCCGCAGCCCGGACGGACTCGCCGATGCCGCCGCCCGCGGCGCCGACGTCCGGCCCGCCGACTTCGACGATCCGGCCGGGCTCGCGGAAGCACTCGCGGGCGTCGAGCGCCTGCTGCTCATCAGCACCGACGCGGTCGGCCAGAGCGTGGCGCAGCACCGGGCGGCCATCGACGCCGCGGTCGCCGCCGGCGTCCGGCACGTGGTCTACACCTCGCTGTACCGCCCGGAGGAGGGCAACCCGGCCGCCGCCGCCGGCGCGCACCGCGAGACCGAAGAGGCCCTCCGTGCGAGCCCGCTCGCGTGGACGTTCCTGCGCAACAACCTCTACGCCGAGAACCAGATCCAGGCGGTCGCCCAGGCCGTCGCCTCGGGCCGGCTCGTGACCAACGCGCGGGACGGCGGCATCGCCTACGTCTCCCGCGAGGACTGCGCCGCGGCGGCCGCCGCCGTGCTGACGAGCGAGGGGCACGCCGGAAAGGCCTACGACATCACCGGGCCCGCCACGGTCTCCGCCGACGACCTCGCCGCACTGGGCACGACGCTGACCGGCGCACCGGTCGCGGTCGTCCAGGTCGACGACGACGCGCTGATCGCCGGGCTGGTCGCGCACGGGCTGCCCGAGCCGGCCGCCCCGTGGATCGCGTCCTTCGGGGTCGCCACGCGCGAAGGCTGGCTCGATCAGCCGAGCACCGCGGTGCAGGACCTCACCGGCCGCGCGCCGGTCTCCCTCCACGACGTGCTGAAGACCCACCTGGCCGAGCTGACCGTGTAA
- a CDS encoding NADP-dependent oxidoreductase, with product MKAAQITSFGTPDVLRVTETERPTPGAGEVLVAVEASSVNGHDTIVRAGGLKMVSGRAFPIGVGLDFAGTVVTTGAGVEGYRAGDRVWGMVHPRQRHVTAAAAEYVVVPADRIGLAPAGVSSVEAASLVVAGSTALIALRDSVRLGDGERVLVRGAAGGVGTAAVQLAHAMGGHVTALARDRHAAALRELGADEVLDYGTTTSAELGPFDVIVDTVGSELHCYRGRLAKGGRMVTVGLSAPALAAIAASAIHGSRRIRTFSANPGSAVLDGLAGFVTSGALRPTVHSVYPLTDIAAAHQAFEQGGVMGKHMLAVSR from the coding sequence ATGAAGGCCGCACAGATCACGAGCTTCGGAACGCCGGACGTCCTGCGGGTCACCGAGACCGAACGCCCCACGCCCGGTGCCGGTGAGGTCCTGGTGGCGGTCGAGGCGTCCAGTGTGAACGGACACGACACGATCGTCCGCGCCGGCGGGCTGAAGATGGTGTCGGGCCGCGCGTTCCCGATCGGCGTCGGCCTGGACTTCGCCGGTACCGTCGTCACGACCGGCGCCGGTGTCGAGGGCTACCGCGCCGGGGACCGGGTTTGGGGCATGGTGCACCCGCGGCAGCGGCACGTCACCGCCGCGGCGGCGGAGTACGTCGTGGTTCCCGCCGACCGCATCGGTCTCGCTCCCGCCGGTGTCTCGTCGGTCGAGGCGGCGTCCCTGGTCGTCGCCGGCAGCACCGCGTTGATCGCGTTACGAGACAGCGTGCGGCTGGGCGACGGCGAACGGGTCCTCGTCCGTGGCGCGGCCGGCGGTGTCGGTACCGCGGCGGTGCAGCTGGCGCACGCGATGGGCGGTCACGTCACCGCGCTGGCCCGCGACCGCCACGCCGCGGCCCTGCGTGAGCTGGGGGCCGACGAGGTCCTCGACTACGGCACGACCACCTCGGCCGAGCTCGGGCCGTTCGACGTCATCGTCGACACGGTCGGCTCCGAGTTGCACTGCTACCGCGGCAGGCTGGCCAAGGGCGGCCGGATGGTCACCGTCGGGCTGTCGGCCCCCGCACTGGCCGCGATCGCGGCGTCGGCCATCCACGGCTCCCGGCGCATCCGCACGTTCAGCGCCAATCCCGGCTCCGCCGTGCTGGACGGTCTGGCCGGCTTCGTCACCTCCGGCGCGCTGCGCCCGACGGTCCACAGCGTGTACCCGCTGACCGACATCGCCGCCGCGCACCAGGCCTTCGAACAGGGCGGCGTCATGGGAAAACACATGCTCGCCGTCTCCCGCTGA
- a CDS encoding SDR family NAD(P)-dependent oxidoreductase has protein sequence MTNSDSIGLLTGKVVFITGASRGIGAAAARLFAAEGAAVVLASRGTEALQRIVTEIRADGGVADAVTLDLADGVSVRAAVDRVEQLHGRLDGAFNNGAVIQSPGPLDTTSDEDIDAQFAVNFRAHWTAMTAEAALMRRTGGGAIVNTSSIGSRRANPALPAYGAMKRALNSITETAAVTWGPQGIRVNGITPGGTATEMIDAWEAVSPGIVEANNAATPLGRMAEPREVAEVAAWLLSDRASMVTGAIVPVDGGAGA, from the coding sequence ATGACCAACAGCGATTCGATCGGCCTGCTCACCGGCAAGGTCGTGTTCATCACCGGTGCCAGCCGGGGCATCGGTGCCGCCGCGGCCCGGCTCTTCGCCGCCGAGGGCGCCGCCGTCGTGCTCGCCTCCCGCGGCACGGAGGCTCTCCAGCGGATCGTCACCGAGATCCGCGCGGACGGCGGCGTCGCCGACGCCGTCACCCTGGACCTCGCCGACGGCGTGAGCGTCCGCGCGGCGGTCGACCGCGTGGAGCAGCTGCACGGACGGCTCGACGGCGCCTTCAACAACGGCGCGGTGATCCAGTCGCCCGGCCCGCTCGACACCACCAGCGACGAGGACATCGACGCGCAGTTCGCCGTGAACTTCCGTGCGCACTGGACCGCCATGACCGCCGAGGCCGCACTCATGCGACGCACCGGCGGCGGGGCGATCGTCAACACCTCCAGCATCGGCAGCCGCCGCGCGAACCCCGCGCTTCCCGCCTACGGCGCCATGAAGCGCGCGCTGAACAGCATCACCGAGACCGCGGCCGTGACCTGGGGTCCGCAAGGTATCCGGGTGAACGGCATCACCCCCGGCGGCACCGCCACGGAGATGATCGACGCGTGGGAGGCGGTGTCCCCGGGCATCGTCGAGGCCAACAACGCGGCGACCCCCCTCGGCCGCATGGCGGAGCCCCGAGAGGTGGCCGAGGTGGCCGCGTGGCTGCTCAGCGACCGCGCCTCGATGGTGACCGGCGCGATCGTCCCGGTCGACGGCGGCGCCGGAGCCTGA
- a CDS encoding ABC transporter substrate-binding protein: MSPVSRARNAAALLALPVLLTACSAAGTEQAADAGPPKPGGTLRLGISSAPDCIDPQQIATNASINVGRQLVDSLTDQDPKTGEIKPWLAEKWETSADSRAFTFHLRSGATFSDGSPVDAAAVKTSFDGIKALGTKAQLGFGYLAAYKASAVVDPQTVRIEFSAPSAQFLQASSTVSLGVLAPAAFKQTPEQRCQGNGLIGSGPFVFESLKQNQEIVLAKRKGYSWGSSLFKHQGEAYLDKIDYKIVPEPGVRTGSLASGQLDAATDIQPVDEPQFTGNGFTENIRPNPGVVFNLHANTTRGVLTDEKVRQAVLKGVDRTEVVNTVLTPSYKAATSILGSATPLHSDLSQQLAYDQKGAAALLDGDGWVPGPDGIRAKNGQKLSASVVFSPVFNQNRSALELIQQQLRKIGFDLKIEQHTTAETTQIQLSGNYDFLWYNVTRADPDILRSQFSTKAGNRSKLVPGNPLDGALDAQSSTVDTVRRKPSADEAQKLIVGHAYAIPVFELTQVVALSSKAHAVDFEASSRLQLFDAWLS; the protein is encoded by the coding sequence GTGTCCCCTGTTTCCCGTGCCCGCAACGCCGCGGCCCTGCTCGCCTTGCCCGTGCTGCTGACCGCCTGCTCCGCGGCGGGTACCGAACAGGCGGCCGACGCGGGGCCGCCGAAGCCCGGCGGCACGCTGCGGCTCGGCATTTCGTCCGCACCCGACTGCATCGACCCGCAGCAGATCGCCACGAACGCGTCGATCAACGTCGGCCGTCAGCTGGTCGACTCGCTCACCGACCAGGACCCGAAGACCGGCGAGATCAAGCCGTGGCTGGCCGAGAAGTGGGAGACCAGCGCCGATTCGAGGGCGTTCACCTTCCACCTGCGGTCCGGCGCGACCTTCTCCGACGGCAGCCCGGTCGACGCGGCCGCCGTGAAGACGAGCTTCGACGGTATCAAGGCTCTCGGCACGAAGGCCCAGCTCGGCTTCGGCTACCTGGCCGCGTACAAGGCGTCGGCAGTCGTCGACCCGCAGACCGTCCGGATCGAGTTCTCCGCACCCAGCGCCCAGTTCCTGCAGGCCAGTTCGACGGTCTCGCTCGGCGTCCTGGCTCCCGCGGCGTTCAAGCAGACCCCGGAGCAGCGCTGCCAGGGCAACGGCCTGATCGGGTCCGGCCCGTTCGTCTTCGAAAGCCTGAAGCAGAACCAGGAAATCGTGCTGGCCAAGCGGAAGGGCTACAGCTGGGGGTCCTCGCTGTTCAAGCACCAGGGCGAGGCTTACCTCGACAAGATCGACTACAAGATCGTGCCCGAGCCGGGCGTCCGCACCGGCAGCCTCGCCTCCGGCCAGCTCGACGCGGCCACCGACATCCAGCCGGTCGACGAGCCGCAGTTCACCGGCAACGGCTTCACCGAGAACATCCGGCCCAACCCCGGCGTCGTGTTCAACCTGCACGCCAACACCACACGCGGCGTGCTCACCGACGAGAAGGTGCGCCAAGCCGTGCTCAAGGGCGTCGACCGCACCGAGGTCGTGAACACCGTCCTGACACCCAGCTACAAGGCCGCGACCAGCATCCTGGGCTCGGCGACGCCGCTGCACAGCGACCTCTCACAGCAGCTCGCGTACGACCAGAAGGGCGCCGCCGCGCTGCTGGACGGCGACGGCTGGGTGCCCGGCCCCGATGGGATCCGCGCCAAGAACGGGCAGAAGCTGAGCGCGTCCGTCGTGTTCTCGCCGGTGTTCAACCAGAACCGCAGCGCGCTGGAGCTGATCCAGCAGCAGCTGCGCAAGATCGGCTTCGATCTGAAGATCGAGCAGCACACGACGGCCGAGACCACGCAGATCCAGCTGAGCGGCAACTACGACTTCCTCTGGTACAACGTGACCCGCGCCGACCCGGACATCCTGCGCAGCCAGTTCTCCACCAAGGCCGGCAACCGCAGCAAGCTGGTCCCGGGCAACCCCCTGGATGGTGCGCTGGACGCTCAATCGTCCACTGTGGACACCGTCAGGCGCAAGCCGTCCGCCGACGAGGCGCAGAAGCTGATCGTCGGCCACGCCTACGCGATCCCGGTGTTCGAGCTGACCCAGGTCGTCGCGCTGAGCTCGAAGGCGCACGCCGTCGACTTCGAGGCGTCGTCGCGGCTGCAGCTGTTCGACGCGTGGCTGTCGTGA